Proteins from a genomic interval of Orbaceae bacterium lpD02:
- a CDS encoding ribosome alternative rescue factor ArfA: MSKYQHKKGTIRANALAALMSDPLFKQRIETNLKGKGSFKRKAKHCKRDYQGADKSSLVSLFLSAF, from the coding sequence ATGAGTAAATATCAACACAAAAAAGGCACCATCCGTGCTAATGCTTTAGCGGCATTAATGAGTGACCCATTATTTAAACAACGTATTGAAACTAATCTAAAAGGCAAAGGTAGTTTTAAGCGTAAAGCGAAACACTGTAAACGAGATTATCAAGGAGCAGATAAAAGTAGTCTAGTTAGTCTATTTTTATCTGCTTTTTGA
- the uvrA gene encoding excinuclease ABC subunit UvrA, with translation MSIKNIEIRGARTHNLKNINVTIPRDKLVVITGISGSGKSSLAFDTLYAEGQRRYVESLSAYARQFLSLMEKPDVDHIEGLSPAISIEQKSTSHNPRSTVGTITEIYDYLRLLYARIGEPRCPTHHLQLAAQTVSQMVDSIMALPAEHRYMLLAPVVTERKGEFVKLFEQLSASGYIRVRVDGDIYDLSDPPVLELQKKHTIEVVVDRFRIRDDLKSRLAESIETALSITNGIIKVANLDEPNSQEILFSANFACSICGYSISELEPRLFSFNNPAGACPDCDGLGVQQYFDEKRIVQMPDVSLAAGAIKGWDRRNFYYFQMLKSLAEHYKFDIDSPFEKLPSKIKNIILNGSGREDIQFVYTNDRGDSVKRTHPFEGILNNLSRRYKETDSQTIREELAKYISNRSCPSCQGSRLRLEARNVFIDDTNLPAISELSIHNAKAFFGALSLTGQRAKIAEKILKEINERLQFLVNVGLNYLNLSRSAETLSGGEAQRIRLASQIGAGLVGVMYVLDEPSIGLHQRDNSKLIDTLTHLRDLGNSVIVVEHDEDAILAADYLIDIGPGAGVHGGEIIAQGTPEQVMKNKDSLTGKYLSGKEKIEIPTKRTKLDKKKQLSLIGATGNNLKNVTLNIPVGLFTCITGVSGSGKSTLINDTLYPLAQNELNRAEKSDIAPYKEIKGLDHFDKVIAIDQSPIGRTPRSNPATYTGFFTSIRELYAGVPEARARGYNPGRFSFNVKGGRCEACQGDGLIKVEMHFLPDVYVPCDQCHGKRYNRETLEVKYKGKAINEVLDMTVEEGRAFFDVVPMIARRLQTLVDVGLSYITIGQSATTLSGGEAQRVKLAKELSKRDTGKTLYILDEPTTGLHFADVKQLLNQLHLLRDRGNTVVVIEHNLDVIKTADWIVDLGPEGGNGGGEIIAQGTPEDVAKCKQSYTGIYLKPILAKK, from the coding sequence ATGTCAATTAAAAATATTGAAATTCGTGGTGCACGTACACACAACCTGAAAAATATTAATGTCACCATTCCGCGTGATAAGTTAGTTGTTATTACGGGTATTTCAGGTTCTGGTAAATCTTCCCTAGCATTTGATACCTTATATGCTGAAGGGCAAAGGCGTTATGTAGAATCATTATCAGCTTATGCGCGTCAGTTTTTATCATTGATGGAAAAGCCTGACGTTGATCATATCGAGGGACTCTCTCCCGCGATTTCGATTGAACAAAAATCAACTTCGCACAACCCTCGTTCGACAGTGGGCACCATTACCGAAATTTACGATTATCTACGTTTGCTCTATGCACGTATTGGTGAGCCTCGCTGCCCAACGCATCACCTCCAATTGGCGGCGCAAACCGTGTCCCAGATGGTTGATTCAATTATGGCATTGCCAGCAGAGCATCGCTATATGTTGCTCGCTCCAGTTGTTACCGAGCGTAAAGGTGAGTTTGTTAAATTATTTGAACAACTATCGGCAAGTGGTTACATTCGAGTGCGAGTTGATGGCGATATTTATGACTTATCTGATCCACCAGTATTAGAATTGCAAAAGAAACACACTATTGAAGTTGTGGTTGACCGTTTTCGTATTCGCGATGATTTGAAGTCTCGGCTTGCAGAATCGATTGAAACGGCGCTATCGATCACGAATGGCATCATTAAAGTTGCTAATTTAGATGAGCCAAATAGCCAAGAGATCCTTTTTTCAGCGAATTTTGCCTGCTCGATTTGTGGTTATAGCATATCTGAATTAGAACCCAGACTCTTTTCATTTAACAATCCAGCGGGTGCTTGCCCAGATTGTGATGGTTTAGGGGTTCAGCAATATTTTGATGAAAAACGTATTGTACAAATGCCAGATGTTTCGCTTGCTGCTGGTGCTATTAAAGGCTGGGATCGCCGTAACTTTTATTACTTCCAAATGTTAAAGTCGTTAGCGGAACATTATAAATTTGATATTGATTCGCCGTTTGAAAAACTCCCCAGCAAAATTAAAAATATTATTTTAAATGGTTCTGGTCGTGAAGATATTCAGTTTGTTTATACCAACGATCGTGGTGATTCAGTTAAACGCACGCATCCATTTGAAGGGATTTTAAATAATCTGAGCCGTCGTTATAAAGAGACCGATTCGCAAACGATTCGTGAAGAATTAGCTAAATACATTAGTAATCGATCATGTCCGAGTTGCCAAGGTTCAAGGTTAAGACTCGAGGCACGTAATGTCTTTATTGATGACACTAACCTACCTGCCATTAGCGAATTAAGCATCCATAATGCTAAGGCTTTTTTTGGTGCACTCAGCTTAACTGGGCAACGCGCTAAAATTGCGGAAAAAATATTAAAAGAGATTAATGAACGGCTACAATTCCTCGTTAATGTCGGGCTAAACTACTTAAATTTATCGCGCTCGGCGGAGACATTGTCAGGCGGTGAGGCACAACGAATAAGACTGGCAAGCCAGATCGGCGCAGGGCTAGTTGGCGTTATGTATGTGCTCGATGAGCCATCAATAGGTTTACATCAGCGCGATAACTCAAAATTGATTGATACATTGACTCATTTACGTGACTTAGGTAATAGCGTTATTGTGGTTGAACATGATGAAGATGCTATTTTAGCGGCTGATTATTTAATCGATATTGGCCCTGGCGCGGGTGTGCATGGTGGTGAAATTATTGCACAGGGCACGCCAGAACAAGTCATGAAAAATAAAGATTCACTGACGGGTAAATACTTATCGGGTAAAGAGAAAATTGAAATCCCGACCAAGCGAACCAAACTAGATAAAAAGAAACAGTTATCATTAATTGGTGCGACTGGTAATAATTTAAAAAATGTCACCTTGAATATTCCGGTAGGTTTATTCACCTGCATAACTGGCGTTTCAGGCTCGGGGAAATCGACCCTTATCAATGACACGCTTTATCCATTAGCGCAAAACGAGCTTAATCGAGCCGAGAAAAGCGATATTGCGCCGTATAAAGAAATTAAAGGTTTAGATCATTTTGATAAAGTGATCGCGATCGACCAAAGCCCAATCGGCCGAACACCGCGCTCAAATCCAGCAACGTACACGGGCTTTTTTACCTCCATTCGTGAGTTATACGCTGGAGTACCAGAAGCAAGAGCGAGAGGATATAATCCCGGTCGTTTCAGTTTTAATGTTAAAGGTGGTCGCTGTGAAGCCTGCCAAGGCGATGGTTTAATTAAAGTTGAAATGCACTTTTTACCTGATGTATATGTACCTTGTGATCAATGCCACGGTAAGCGCTATAATCGTGAAACGTTAGAAGTTAAATACAAAGGCAAGGCGATTAATGAAGTATTAGACATGACGGTTGAAGAGGGGAGAGCCTTTTTTGACGTGGTGCCAATGATTGCACGTCGGTTACAAACGTTAGTCGATGTTGGCTTATCCTATATTACAATAGGCCAATCGGCAACGACCTTGTCTGGCGGTGAAGCACAGCGTGTTAAACTCGCTAAAGAATTATCGAAACGAGATACGGGTAAAACACTCTATATTTTAGACGAGCCAACAACCGGATTACATTTTGCCGATGTTAAGCAGTTATTAAATCAACTGCATCTATTGCGCGATCGTGGCAATACCGTGGTGGTTATCGAACATAATTTAGATGTGATAAAAACCGCCGATTGGATCGTTGATTTAGGTCCTGAAGGGGGGAATGGCGGTGGTGAAATTATCGCTCAAGGTACGCCAGAAGATGTGGCTAAATGTAAACAGTCCTATACAGGAATTTATTTAAAACCTATACTAGCAAAGAAATAG